A single Denticeps clupeoides chromosome 7, fDenClu1.1, whole genome shotgun sequence DNA region contains:
- the parvaa gene encoding parvin, alpha a, with the protein MASSPQKSPSSPKSPTPKSPTSRKKDDSFLGKLGGTLARRKKAKEVSELQEEGMNAINLPLSPTPYEVHPEDTLLEENEVRTMVDPNSKNDRKLQELMKVLIDWINDVLVGERIIVKDLAEDLYDGQVLQKLFENLEGEKLNVAEVTQSEIAQKQKLQTVLERVNEALKVSTRSIKWNVDSIHAKSIVAILHLLVALSQHFRAPIRLPDHVSIQVVIVQKREGILQSRQIQEEITGNTEALSGRHERDAFDTLFDHAPDKLNVVKRTLITFVNKHLNKLNLEVAELDTQFADGVYLVLLMGLLGGYFVPLYNFFLTPENFEQKVHNVSFSFELMQDGGQERPKPRPEDIVNCDLKSTLRVLYNLFTRYRNVE; encoded by the exons ATGGCGTCTTCTCCACAAAAGTCCCCGTCCTCCCCCAAATCCCCGACTCCGAAGTCGCCGACCTCTAGAAAGAAAGATGACTCGTTTCTGGGGAAACTCGGCGGGACATTGGCAAGACGGAAAAAGGCAAAAGAAG TGTCTGAGCTGCAGGAGGAAGGGATGAACGCCATTAACCTGCCCCTGAGCCCCACCCCCTACGAAGTACATCCTGAGGACACCCTGCTAG aGGAAAATGAAGTCCGCACCATGGTCGACCCCAACTCCAAAAATGACCGCAAGCTTCAGGAGCTGATGAAG GTTCTCATTGACTGGATCAATGATGTGCTGGTAGGGGAGAGGATAATTGTAAAGGACCTGGCAGAGGATCTGTATGATGGTCAGGTTCTTCAGAAGCTCTTTG AAAACCTGGAGGGAGAGAAGCTCAATGTGGCTGAAGTCACTCAGTCTGAGATTGCCCAGAAGCAGAAACTGCAGACGGTCCTGGAACGGGTTAACGAAGCTCTGAAGGTCTCCACCCGGAGCATCAAGTGGAATGTCGACT CCATTCATGCCAAGAGCATAGTAGCCATCCTCCACCTGCTGGTGGCACTGTCCCAGCACTTCAGGGCTCCCATCAGACTTCCAGATCATGTCTCCATTCAAGTTGTTATAGTGCAG AAACGTGAAGGTATCCTACAGTCCCGGCAGATTCAAGAAGAGATCACAGGCAACACTGA GGCCTTGTCTGGAAGGCACG agCGTGATGCCTTTGACACACTGTTTGACCACGCCCCCGACAAGCTGAACGTGGTGAAGAGG ACCCTCATCACTTTTGTGAACAAACATCTGAATAAGCTAAACTTGGAGGTGGCAGAGTTGGATACACAG TTTGCTGATGGCGTGTACCTTGTGCTCCTAATGGGACTGCTTGGAGGTTACTTTGTTCCTCTATACAACTTTTTCCTCACGCCAGAAAACTTTGAGCAAAAG GTGCATAACGTGTCCTTCTCCTTTGAGCTAATGCAGGACGGTGGCCAGGAAAGGCCAAAACCCAGGCCTGAGG ATATTGTGAACTGTGATCTGAAATCGACACTGCGCGTGCTCTACAACCTCTTCACCAGATACAGAAACGTGGAGTGA